From the Theobroma cacao cultivar B97-61/B2 chromosome 2, Criollo_cocoa_genome_V2, whole genome shotgun sequence genome, one window contains:
- the LOC18609348 gene encoding two-component response regulator ARR6, translated as MARNGAVTWRRRTEKIDGFDLSPSDSEEVHVLAVDDSHVDRKVIERLLRISSCKVTAVDSGRRALQFLGLDEEENSNGFDGLKVDLIITDYCMPGMTGYELLKKIKESSAFREIPVVIMSSENVLARIDRCLEEGAEDFIVKPVKLSDVKRIKDYMTREFRVGEGERGGGIHKRKLRDSCDLSSSPPSTLSSSPASPASSPSSQSPSPSPSILSASAPCSPSSLDSPTRRLKMTSSE; from the exons ATGGCCAGAAATGGAGCCGTTACATGGCGGAGGAGGACGGAGAAGATTGACGGCTTCGATCTTTCACCGTCTGATTCTGAGGAAGTTCACGTTCTTGCCGTCGATGATAGCCACGTTGATCGGAAAGTCATTGAAAGGTTGCTCAGAATTTCCTCTTGCAAAG TGACGGCAGTGGATAGTGGAAGGAGAGCTTTGCAATTTCTGGGATTGGATGAGGAGGAAAACAGTAATGGTTTTGAT GGTCTGAAGGTTGATCTGATTATCACTGACTATTGCATGCCTGGAATGACTGGCTACGAATTgctcaaaaaaattaag GAATCTTCTGCTTTTAGAGAAATCCCGGTAGTAATCATGTCATCTGAGAACGTTTTAGCTCGAATTGACAg ATGTTTAGAGGAAGGAGCAGAGGATTTCATAGTGAAGCCGGTGAAATTATCAGATGTTAAACGTATAAAAGATTACATGACGAGAGAGTTCAGAGTGGGTGAAGGAGAAAGAGGAGGTGGAATCCACAAGAGAAAGCTGAGAGACAGCTGTGATCTCTCCTCATCACCACCGTCCACTTTatcatcatcaccggcatcaCCAGCATCATCTCCATCATCACAATCTCCATCCCCATCGCCGTCAATTCTATCAGCATCAGCACCATGTTCTCCCTCATCACTAGATTCTCCCACCAGACGTCTCAAAATGACAAGCTCTGAATAG
- the LOC18609350 gene encoding zinc finger MYND domain-containing protein 15 isoform X1 yields MECAGKGSGTRCLGPPRKRCGRCGAVAYCSASHQISHWKEHREECDRLEQQMKRLDLLNDFPFTFSQEATVQINEKQESRCSFLSKRGIHQVGMWICECCCGASITSFNYSRPENNTWNFSSILCPCRGPSSPIAKSLSSWKDYYEWRCIPLCSPVALLLHWPLTLYHAIQISGLGSLTFEVSKLCIHYLGPEKELLQLAVFGELRALFPGVHVHIELIGPAVPQHRDGDKVDLYSYAHCIEEDCTCKSENESTSCGIGTRISSAVTLQLHRGFYHDRFRDISKNSFPHLVIAPNAGIAAYSSWLPTIELMKEINVPVVFSDYCEEACHLAACCINAVTSQPLRLPIQLNPFRQPMVVEDSALILPCYSNCFLFAM; encoded by the exons atggagtgCGCCGGGAAGGGGAGCGGAACTCGGTGCTTAGGCCCGCCCAGAAAACGATGCGGTCGCTGCGGAGCCGTTGCTTATTGCTCTGCTTCTCATCAG ATTTCGCACTGGAAGGAACATAGAGAAGAGTGCGATAGGCTGGAGCAGCAAATGAAACGCTTAGATTTGTTGAATGATTTTCCTTTCACGTTTTCTCAAGAAGCTACAGTTCAG ATTAATGAAAAGCAGGAGAGCAGGTGCTCCTTCTTGAGCAAGAGGGGCATTCATCAAGTGGGAATGTGGATTTGTGAATGCTGTTGCGGGGCATCCATTACATCCTTCAATTATTCCAG GCCTGAAAATAATACCTGGAATTTCTCAAGTATCCTGTGCCCATGTCGTG GGCCGTCATCTCCAATAGCAAAATCTTTGTCCAGTTGGAAGGATTACTACGAATGGAGGTGCATACCGCTATGTTCACCTGTTGCTTTGCTTCTTCACTGG CCCCTTACACTGTATCATGCCATACAAATTTCTGGATTAGGAAGCTTGACCTTTGAAGTTAGTAAACTGTGCATACACTATCTCG GGCCTGAGAAAGAGCTCCTTCAACTTGCTGTCTTTGGAGAGTTGCGTGCACTCTTTCCTGGGGTTCATGTCCATATTGAGCTTATTGGACCTGCAGTACCACAGCATAG GGATGGTGATAAGGTTGATCTATACAGCTATGCTCATTGCATTGAGGAAGATTGCACCTGCAAATCTGAAAATGAGAGCACCAGCTGTGGTATAGGTACTCGTATATCTTCTGCTGTCACACTGCAGCTCCATAGAGGATTCTATCATGATCGTTTCAGAGATATATCTAAG AATTCCTTTCCCCATCTAGTTATTGCTCCGAATGCTGGCATTGCAGCTTATTCAAGTTGGTTACCAACTATA GAGCTAATGAAGGAGATAAATGTCCCTGTGGTATTTTCTGATTATTGTGAAGAAGCTTGTCATCTTGCAGCTTGCTGCATAAACGCTGTGACAAGCCAACCTCTCAGACTTCCT ATTCAGTTAAATCCATTTAGGCAGCCAATGGTGGTGGAAGACAGCGCCTTGATTCTTCCTTGCTATTCAAACTGCTTCCTTTTTGCTATGTGA
- the LOC18609350 gene encoding zinc finger MYND domain-containing protein 15 isoform X2, with product MECAGKGSGTRCLGPPRKRCGRCGAVAYCSASHQISHWKEHREECDRLEQQMKRLDLLNDFPFTFSQEATVQINEKQESRCSFLSKRGIHQVGMWICECCCGASITSFNYSRPENNTWNFSSILCPCRGPSSPIAKSLSSWKDYYEWRCIPLCSPVALLLHWPLTLYHAIQISGLGSLTFEVSKLCIHYLGPEKELLQLAVFGELRALFPGVHVHIELIGPAVPQHRDGDKVDLYSYAHCIEEDCTCKSENESTSCGIGTRISSAVTLQLHRGFYHDRFRDISKNSFPHLVIAPNAGIAAYSSWLPTISFLLEHFGKFFPFL from the exons atggagtgCGCCGGGAAGGGGAGCGGAACTCGGTGCTTAGGCCCGCCCAGAAAACGATGCGGTCGCTGCGGAGCCGTTGCTTATTGCTCTGCTTCTCATCAG ATTTCGCACTGGAAGGAACATAGAGAAGAGTGCGATAGGCTGGAGCAGCAAATGAAACGCTTAGATTTGTTGAATGATTTTCCTTTCACGTTTTCTCAAGAAGCTACAGTTCAG ATTAATGAAAAGCAGGAGAGCAGGTGCTCCTTCTTGAGCAAGAGGGGCATTCATCAAGTGGGAATGTGGATTTGTGAATGCTGTTGCGGGGCATCCATTACATCCTTCAATTATTCCAG GCCTGAAAATAATACCTGGAATTTCTCAAGTATCCTGTGCCCATGTCGTG GGCCGTCATCTCCAATAGCAAAATCTTTGTCCAGTTGGAAGGATTACTACGAATGGAGGTGCATACCGCTATGTTCACCTGTTGCTTTGCTTCTTCACTGG CCCCTTACACTGTATCATGCCATACAAATTTCTGGATTAGGAAGCTTGACCTTTGAAGTTAGTAAACTGTGCATACACTATCTCG GGCCTGAGAAAGAGCTCCTTCAACTTGCTGTCTTTGGAGAGTTGCGTGCACTCTTTCCTGGGGTTCATGTCCATATTGAGCTTATTGGACCTGCAGTACCACAGCATAG GGATGGTGATAAGGTTGATCTATACAGCTATGCTCATTGCATTGAGGAAGATTGCACCTGCAAATCTGAAAATGAGAGCACCAGCTGTGGTATAGGTACTCGTATATCTTCTGCTGTCACACTGCAGCTCCATAGAGGATTCTATCATGATCGTTTCAGAGATATATCTAAG AATTCCTTTCCCCATCTAGTTATTGCTCCGAATGCTGGCATTGCAGCTTATTCAAGTTGGTTACCAACTATA TCCTTTCTGCTTGAGCATTTCGGAAAgtttttcccatttctttga